The sequence GGTTTCAGCTCTACCCCGGCCAAGGAGTGAACTTCAAGAACCCGCTGCACTGGAGCAAGCCCAGTCAGAACGCCAACTTCATGTGCGTCGAGTGCCACACCACTGGCTACAAACGCAATTTCGATGCCGCCAACAACCGCTTCAACAGCCAATGGAACAGCCTCGGTGTCGGTTGCCAGGCCTGCCATGGCCCGGCGTCCAGCCATGTGCAATGGGCGGCGAAAAAGGGTGATGTGCTGCATGCCGGCTTTGCCGTTGATTTGAAAGACAAGGACGCCACCGTCGAGATCGAAACCTGCGCCCGCTGCCACGCCCGCCGCGCACCACTGGGAGATGGCTACACCGTCGGCAAGCGCCTGATGGACGACTACCTGCCCAGCGTATTGACCCGCGAGCTGTATGCCCTGGACGGCAAGATCAAGGATGAAGTGTTCGAATACGGCTCTTTCGCCCAGAGCAAAATGGCCGACAAGGGTGTGCGTTGCAGCAACTGCCACAACCCCCATAGCAACGAACTGAAGTCCCCCGGTAACGGCGTCTGCCTGCAATGCCACAACACCGCCGGCAAGAGCGCTGTCGCGACAGTAGACGGCCAAGGGTTGCAGGCCAAGAACTACGAAGCCCCTGAACACACGCGCCACGTCGCCGGGCAACCGGAGTCGTTCTGTGTCGATTGCCATATGCCCGGCAAGTTCTACATGGGCAATGACTTTCGCCATGACCATAGCTTCAGTATTCCCAGGGCTGGCGATAAGGTCAGCGAGCAATTCAAACTATGGAGCAATAACGAAACCGTCCAAGCGCCGCGTTACGACGAAAGCCTGATGTTGATTCGTGGCGGCCAACCAGGCGCTGCGCAGGCGTTGTATGAGCAATTGGCACGCAACCATCTGCCAGCGATCCAGCGCGCGACGTTGCTGGCAGAGTTGGCGAACTACCCGAGCGAACAGGCGTTGAAACTCGCGACCAGGGACCTGGGCAACCCCGCCCCGCAAGTGCGCGAAAGTGCGGTACGGGCAGTCAGTGCATTCCTGCCGCCGGCCGAACGGATTGCGCTGTATGGACCGCTGCTCAAGGATCCGGTGCGAGCCGTGCGCATCATCGCGGCCCGGGACCTGCTGAGCGTCTCCGCTCAAGGCCTGGGCCCTGCCTGGGAGCAGGCCATCACCGAGTACGAAAACGTACAACTGAGCTTGCTGGAGCGCGCCGAGGCCAACCTCAACCTGGCCATGCTGTACCAGGCCAGCGGCCGTGGGGATAAGGTCGAAGCGCAACTGCGCACCGCCCTGCTCCGCGATCCGGATTTCTACCCGGCGCTGGTGACCCTGGCGCAGTGGCTGGAAGCCAATGGGCGCAGTGAAGAGGCCCGCAGCCT is a genomic window of Pseudomonas sp. ADAK18 containing:
- a CDS encoding tetratricopeptide repeat protein; this translates as MPKPDNKTVTRRDSSSRYLYPLLIALLLAMAGIWFFLQASTPKPQALAPAPVAVTAKPAVVAPAQMVDEQQCQGCHLAQAKDWQGSHHQLAMQAATPQTVPADFNDVAFKGEEETTRFFRRGDEFWVNTPGADGKPADFKVAYTFGIAPLQQYLIEFDDGRLQALGVAWDTEKNRWFQLYPGQGVNFKNPLHWSKPSQNANFMCVECHTTGYKRNFDAANNRFNSQWNSLGVGCQACHGPASSHVQWAAKKGDVLHAGFAVDLKDKDATVEIETCARCHARRAPLGDGYTVGKRLMDDYLPSVLTRELYALDGKIKDEVFEYGSFAQSKMADKGVRCSNCHNPHSNELKSPGNGVCLQCHNTAGKSAVATVDGQGLQAKNYEAPEHTRHVAGQPESFCVDCHMPGKFYMGNDFRHDHSFSIPRAGDKVSEQFKLWSNNETVQAPRYDESLMLIRGGQPGAAQALYEQLARNHLPAIQRATLLAELANYPSEQALKLATRDLGNPAPQVRESAVRAVSAFLPPAERIALYGPLLKDPVRAVRIIAARDLLSVSAQGLGPAWEQAITEYENVQLSLLERAEANLNLAMLYQASGRGDKVEAQLRTALLRDPDFYPALVTLAQWLEANGRSEEARSLIADNLKQHPEAALLRHTQGLMLIRAGDTAKAMPHLREAARLEPANGQYSFVLAVALHDSGNIDKACQQLEDLLKRQPYNRNARLSLIQYYLENGQEPKAQVVMQGWKKLNPGDPALK